Sequence from the Fictibacillus arsenicus genome:
GCAAACTGTTAGGTGCAGATTTTTCAGGAGCTAATCTTGGTAACGTCCTCTTCGAAAACTGTGATTTGAATTTAAGCAATTTTACAGAGACGCGTTTTAAACAAGTTGGATTCGAGGGGGCGTCTTTAAAAAGCGGTAATTTTTTTGATGCTGAATTGAATAAGGTTCGTTTATATCACTGCGATCTTAACGATGTGGATTTTACACAGACGATTCTAAAAGGAATTGATATCAGTACGTGCACCTACGAACAGATAAATGTCACTGCTGAAAGTTTAAAAGGGTGCGAAGTTTCACCCAATCAAGCTATAGGATTCTCAAGATTGTTAGGACTTAAAATTAAAGAGGGGATAAGCTTTTGAAAGTGGGTCATATACTAATTGCAGCTGCCGTATCGGCTACTGTTGTTACAGCAAGTGATGGATTAGAAAATTGGCAAAGAACGATTCTAAGTTTAGTTACGATTTATTTTACTATTTTTATCCTTAATATTTTTCAAAAATGTAGAGATAAAAGATAGCATAGAAAAAAGACGCCCAATAGGACGTCTTTTTGTGCGTATTGCGGCGAGAGACAGCACTCCACATAGTGCATTGCCAAAAGGCGCGTCAATCTCGTCTTATGCAAATTAGCTCATCGCCAGACTAGTATATCACCATTCACACTGAAAGAGAAGGGGTACCTTCTATAGACATAGGCATATGATAATTCCATAAGTCTTTGAAGGGAATGAACAACGTGTATAATTCTTTCTACCGTTTTGACCATTCACAAGCGGAATCTATACTTATGGGGATCCAAAGAGAAGCTTCAGCGATCAATTTATACCAGCGATTAGCACATACTGCGTCTAATCAGCACCATAGGAACCACATTCTTTATGCACTTGAAGGCAAACAAAATCATATGCAACAATTTACAGATCTTTATGTTTCTCTTACTGGATTACAACCCGAATACCATATAGATCCGGTGGCTTTCTACTGTTACAAAGATGGATTGCGAATCGCTTATGAAGCGGAATTAAAAGGTAGTCAAGCATATCAGAACCAAAGTCAGCGCAGTCAAAATCCTTATCTCCAGCAAGTGTTCCTGCACGCTTTTTCTGAGAAAAAAGAAAGCGCAGCTCTAATGGATTGGTTATATCGAGATACTCCGGCAGAAATTAGAGATTATGGAGGGAAGCCGTTAGTTATTAATATTGATGAAGCATCTAAAGTGAATAATACGTACCGAACGGCTCTCTGGACTGGTGAACATTTGCAAGTAACCTTGATGAGTATAGACGTTGGAGATGACATCGGATTGGAAGTTCATCCGAATACCGATCAGTTTCTGCGTATAGAAGAAGGGCAAGGGATTGTTCAAATGGGGGATAGCCAGGATCAACTAGACTTTCAAGTGGAAGCTTATGACGATTTTGCCATTATGATTCCGGCAGGGAAATGGCACAACCTTACCAATACAGGAGATAAACCAATCAAACTATATGCCATCTATGCGCCGCCTGAACATCCGTTTGGAACCGTTCACCCAACAAAAGCAGCGGCTATGGCTGCTGAAGCGAGTGAATAGGTAAAAAAAATTCAATTTTTTATCAATAATTGACCCAAAAGTGTGTACTTCAACTTTTGGTGTCATTTTTTTTTTGTTAAATACAGATTATTATGCAGTCTGAAAGGTGATTTTTCAGAAGGAAAATCCTTGGTTGAGCGAAAACAAGGTGTTTTTGAGCGTAGCGGCAAGGTTCTGAGCGATACGTAAGCTATTTGGAGCGGTACTAGATGTGTTTTGAGCGTACATTACAAATCCTGAGCGTACGTGTAATAAATATAAGAACACGTACCGTAGCAGTAAAAAAATAAATACTTTGTGAAAAATTTATAAAACGTATTGACACACTCCAGGCAATCCAATAAAATGAAAAACGAGATTGATAATCATTTTCAATTGAAACATACATTAGCTAAAACCAGTACAAAAGGAGGGCGAAACATGTCCAGACTGTATGCGGAAGACTTACATATTGCTTATGGTGAAAGGGACATTGTGAAAGATCTCAACATTTCCATTCCAGATGGGAAGATCACTACGATTATCGGACCGAACGGCTGCGGAAAATCAACGGTTTTGAAAACGTTGTCGCGCATCTTGAATCCGAAGTCTGGTGCTGTTTACTTAGATGGTAAAGCCGTGAGCAAGGAGTCAACGAAGAAAATCGCTCAAAAGATGGCGATCTTGCCGCAGTCTCCAGATTCACCAGAAGGACTTACGGTAGGAGAACTCGTTTCTTACGGAAGGTTTCCATACCAAAAAGGCTTTGGAAAGCTGACAAAGAAAGATTTTGAAGTGATAGACTGGGCTCTTCACGTGACGGGTGTTTCTGAGTTTAAGGACCGTCCGGTAGATGCACTCTCAGGCGGTCAGCGCCAGCGTGTCTGGATTGCGATGGCATTAGCACAAGAGACAGATATTATCTTGCTGGATGAGCCGACTACATACTTGGATCTGTCTCATCAGTTAGAAGTCCTTGAGTTATTGCATCAATTGAACAGAGATGAGAAACGCACGATCGTCATGGTGATTCATGACTTGAATCATGCAGCGAGGTTTGCTCACCATATGGTGGCAATGAAGGATGGCTCGATCCTTAAAGAGGGAACGGCAGAAGAAGTAATGACACGTCAGGTGCTTCGGAACGTTTTCAATATCGATGCCGAGATCGGTGTTGATCCAAGAACGAGAAAGCCAGTCTGTCTTACGTATGATCTTATCAAAAATGTTCAGTTAGTTGAGAACTTGGCGTAATTGATCGCCTTTCTTTTTTACTGTTAATTGAGAATGATTTTTATTATCGAATATATGGGGGATAACAAAATGAACAAACGCACAAAACAACTATTAGTAACTTTTATGACAATGCTGCTCGTGTTCGCACTTGCTGCATGCGGAAATAAATCAGAAGAAGGCGCAAGTTCAGGAGAAAAAGACTCCAAGAAAGAAACAAGAATCTATAAAGGCGAGAATGGTGACGTTGAAGTACCTGCCGAACCAAAACGGGTTGCGATGATGGCGGCTACATACGCTGGTAACTTACTAGATTTAGGAATCACGCCAATTGCAGTAAACGAATATCCGAAACAAAACAAATTCTATGGCAACAAACTGGACAAAGCAGAAGTGGTAACAGCTGATTCTTATGAAAAACTTCTAGAATTGAATCCAGATCTAATCATCACGTATTCAGATGACAAGAACATTAAGAAGTACGAAGAAATCGCTCCAACAGCAACAATGACATATGACAAGTATGATTATAAAGAACAGCATGTTGAGATCGGTAAGATGGTAGGTAAAGAAAAAGAAGCAAAAGCATGGGTTGAAGAGTGGGATAAGAAAGCAGCTGACGCTCGTGAAAAAGTAAAAGACGCGATCGGTGAAGACAAAACGTTCATGGTTATGGAAGCTTACGGAAAAGACATGTATGTTTACGGTGAGAACTGGGGCCGTGGAACAGAAGTTATCTATCAAGCTCTTGAACTAAAAGCGCCTAAGAAACTAGAAGAAGATGTATTCG
This genomic interval carries:
- a CDS encoding pentapeptide repeat-containing protein, giving the protein MKIESPKIHPDLRSANFHDIFYEEEPELINCTVVSSQADNEVIDKVVFSKVIFKNTTFINCTFMNIDMTDVVFENCNLSNTRMCDGIIHRAVFKDCKLLGADFSGANLGNVLFENCDLNLSNFTETRFKQVGFEGASLKSGNFFDAELNKVRLYHCDLNDVDFTQTILKGIDISTCTYEQINVTAESLKGCEVSPNQAIGFSRLLGLKIKEGISF
- a CDS encoding iron-hydroxamate ABC transporter substrate-binding protein, with protein sequence MNKRTKQLLVTFMTMLLVFALAACGNKSEEGASSGEKDSKKETRIYKGENGDVEVPAEPKRVAMMAATYAGNLLDLGITPIAVNEYPKQNKFYGNKLDKAEVVTADSYEKLLELNPDLIITYSDDKNIKKYEEIAPTATMTYDKYDYKEQHVEIGKMVGKEKEAKAWVEEWDKKAADAREKVKDAIGEDKTFMVMEAYGKDMYVYGENWGRGTEVIYQALELKAPKKLEEDVFGPGWKAISTETIPTYAGDYIFVGSGAGNPDNSFMESDVWKELPAVKNGNAIKFDSESFYFNDPISLEKELDFIVEELTKKK
- a CDS encoding ABC transporter ATP-binding protein yields the protein MSRLYAEDLHIAYGERDIVKDLNISIPDGKITTIIGPNGCGKSTVLKTLSRILNPKSGAVYLDGKAVSKESTKKIAQKMAILPQSPDSPEGLTVGELVSYGRFPYQKGFGKLTKKDFEVIDWALHVTGVSEFKDRPVDALSGGQRQRVWIAMALAQETDIILLDEPTTYLDLSHQLEVLELLHQLNRDEKRTIVMVIHDLNHAARFAHHMVAMKDGSILKEGTAEEVMTRQVLRNVFNIDAEIGVDPRTRKPVCLTYDLIKNVQLVENLA
- a CDS encoding cupin domain-containing protein — translated: MNNVYNSFYRFDHSQAESILMGIQREASAINLYQRLAHTASNQHHRNHILYALEGKQNHMQQFTDLYVSLTGLQPEYHIDPVAFYCYKDGLRIAYEAELKGSQAYQNQSQRSQNPYLQQVFLHAFSEKKESAALMDWLYRDTPAEIRDYGGKPLVINIDEASKVNNTYRTALWTGEHLQVTLMSIDVGDDIGLEVHPNTDQFLRIEEGQGIVQMGDSQDQLDFQVEAYDDFAIMIPAGKWHNLTNTGDKPIKLYAIYAPPEHPFGTVHPTKAAAMAAEASE